A genomic stretch from Helianthus annuus cultivar XRQ/B chromosome 1, HanXRQr2.0-SUNRISE, whole genome shotgun sequence includes:
- the LOC110872408 gene encoding leucine-rich repeat extensin-like protein 3, whose protein sequence is MEMDDDPDPEMQTGTPGHPISISSGSPFQGSPYHGLDSFQEKMATYDWYFTPSYHSSPAQPPLIELQLQAVSPPPLPVVEPPQQPPQPPPEPPERRRNARISVRGRPRFSSPQGSSSYPPIPKDPQMGGPSNAAQEIDPPPASYAPPQPPMGFDNPIPTYPGSSGYNPFENPSGYPSDYGTHDPYLTAAEYHHLYPSSFPPVYPTGYPVQGYHYPPYQQPPPPQQQQTQEIMERLDKVEHEARKNKTEHSSFMKGLANLIKGKK, encoded by the coding sequence ATGGAGATGGACGACGACCCAGATCCAGAGATGCAGACCGGAACACCGGGCCACCCAATAAGCATATCAAGTGGATCTCCATTTCAGGGATCACCATACCATGGGCTCGATTCGTTTCAAGAGAAAATGGCCACTTATGATTGGTACTTTACTCCATCGTACCATAGCTCTCCAGCTCAACCTCCTTTGATTGAGCTCCAACTTCAAGCAGTTTCACCTCCACCACTTCCTGTTGTGGAGCCGCctcagcagccaccgcagccaccTCCCGAGCCTCCGGAGCGAAGGAGGAATGCACGTATATCCGTGCGAGGAAGACCTCGTTTTAGTTCTCCTCAAGGTTCGAGTTCTTACCCTCCTATCCCAAAGGACCCCCAAATGGGTGGGCCCTCGAACGCGGCACAGGAGATCGATCCTCCGCCAGCTTCTTATGCACCACCTCAGCCGCCAATGGGTTTCGACAACCCTATCCCGACTTACCCAGGTTCCTCTGGGTACAACCCTTTTGAAAATCCATCAGGATATCCATCGGATTATGGGACTCATGACCCGTATCTTACAGCTGCGGAATATCATCATCTTTACCCTTCTTCTTTCCCTCCAGTTTATCCAACTGGATACCCAGTGCAGGGTTATCACTACCCGCCTTACcagcaacctcctcctccccaGCAGCAGCAAACTCAGGAGATCATGGAAAGGTTAGACAAGGTTGAACACGAAGCTAGGAAAAACAAGACGGAGCATAGTAGCTTCATGAAGGGCCTTGCAAACCTTATTAAAGGCAAGAAGTAG